In the Rhea pennata isolate bPtePen1 chromosome 25, bPtePen1.pri, whole genome shotgun sequence genome, one interval contains:
- the RBBP5 gene encoding retinoblastoma-binding protein 5 isoform X2, with translation MNLELLESFGQNYPEEADGTLDCISMALTCTFNRWGTLLAVGCNDGRIVIWDFLTRGIAKIISAHIHPVCSLCWSRDGHKLVSASTDNIVSQWDVLSGDCDQRFRFPSPILKVQYHPRDQNRVLVCPMKSAPVMLTLSDSKHVVLPVDDDSDLNVVASFDRRGEYIYTGNAKGKILVLKTDTQDLVASFRVTTGTSNTTAIKSIEFARKGSCFLINTADRIIRVYDGREILTCGRDGEPEPMQKLQDLVNRTPWKKCCFSGDGEYIVAGSARQHALYIWEKSIGNLVKILHGTRGELLLDVAWHPVRPIIASISSGVVSIWAQNQVENWSAFAPDFKELDENVEYEERESEFDIEDEDKSEPEQTGADAAEDEEVDVTSVDPIAAFCSSDEELEDSKALLYLPIAPEVEDPEENPYGPPPDAVQSSLTDEGIGSEKKRQSSSDGPQAPKKKPKTTNIELQGVPNDEVHPLLGVKGDGKSKKKQAGRPKGSKGKDKDSPFKPKLYKGDRGALPLEGAAKGKVQAELGQPLAGGAISELL, from the exons ATGAACCTGGAGCTGCTCG AGTCCTTCGGCCAGAACTACCCCGAG GAGGCCGATGGCACCTTGGACTGCATCAGCATGGCCCTGACGTGCACCTTCAACCGCTGGGGCACCCTGCTCGCTGTGGGCTGCAACGATGGGCGCATCGTCATCTGGGACTTCTTGACGAGGGGTATAGCCAAAATCATCAGCGCGCATATTCACCCCGTCTGCTCTTTATG CTGGAGTCGAGATGGTCACAAATTGGTGAGTGCTTCGACCGATAACATTGTATCGCAGTGGGATGTTCTCTCTGGAGACTGTGACCAGAGATTTCGATTTCCTTCGCCTATCTTGAAAGTTCAGTACCACCCTCGAGACCA AAACAGAGTTTTGGTTTGTCCCATGAAGTCTGCACCAGTGATGTTAACACTGTCTGACTCCAAACATGTTGTTCTACCTGTGGATGATGATTCAGATCTCAATGTTGTGGCCTCCTTTGACAGACGAGGGGAATACATTTATACAGGCAATGCCAAGGGGAAG ATCTTGGTCTTAAAAACAGATACTCAGGATCTTGTTGCTTCCTTCAGAGTGACAACTGGAACCAGCAACACCACGGCTATTAAATCAATTGAATTTGCTCGGAAAGGAAG CTGCTTTTTGATAAACACAGCTGACCGGATAATCAGAGTGTATGATGGGCGTGAAATTTTAACCTGTGGACGAGATGGGGAGCCTGAACCAATGCAGAAACTACAGGATTTAGTTAATAG GACACCGTGGAAGAAGTGCTGTTTCTCTGGGGATGGTGAGTACATAGTGGCAGGTTCAGCACGACAGCATGCCCTGtacatttgggaaaaaagtaTTGGAAACCTAGTGAAAATCCTCCATGGGACTAGAGGAGAGCTGCTTTTGGATGTAGCa TGGCATCCTGTCCGACCGATCATAGCATCTATTTCCAGTGGTGTAGTGTCTATATGGGCTCAGAATCAAGTG GAAAACTGGAGTGCCTTTGCACCTGACTTCAAAGAGCTAGATGAAAATGTTGAGTATGAAGAGAGGGAATCAGAGTTTGACATTGAAGATGAAGATAAGAGTGAACCAGAACAAACAG GTGCTGATGctgcagaagatgaagaagTGGATGTAACTAGTGTGGATCCCATTGCTGCCTTCTGTAGCAG TGATGAAGAACTGGAGGACTCAAAGGCTTTGCTTTACTTGCCCATTGCTCCTGAAGTGGAAGACCCAGAAGAAAACCCCTATGGTCCTCCACCTGATGCTGTTCAGAGTTCTTTAACTGATGAGGGAATAGGttctgagaagaaaaggcaaTCCTCCTCTGATGGACCTCAGGCACCAAAGAAGAAGCCCAAAACCACCAACATTGAACTACAAGGAGTACCTAATGATG AAGTCCATCCGCTGCTGGGTGTGAAGGGAGATGGTAAATCCAAGAAGAAGCAAGCAGGCAGGCCTAAAGGATCAAAAGGTAAAGACAAAGATTCTCCATTTAAACCGAAACTCTACAAAGGGGACAGAGGTGCTTTACCTCTGGAAGGAGCAGCGAAGGGTAAAGTGCAGGCGGAGCTGGGACAGCCTTTGGCAG GTGGTGCAATCTCAGAATTGTTATGA
- the RBBP5 gene encoding retinoblastoma-binding protein 5 isoform X1 → MNLELLESFGQNYPEEADGTLDCISMALTCTFNRWGTLLAVGCNDGRIVIWDFLTRGIAKIISAHIHPVCSLCWSRDGHKLVSASTDNIVSQWDVLSGDCDQRFRFPSPILKVQYHPRDQNRVLVCPMKSAPVMLTLSDSKHVVLPVDDDSDLNVVASFDRRGEYIYTGNAKGKILVLKTDTQDLVASFRVTTGTSNTTAIKSIEFARKGSCFLINTADRIIRVYDGREILTCGRDGEPEPMQKLQDLVNRTPWKKCCFSGDGEYIVAGSARQHALYIWEKSIGNLVKILHGTRGELLLDVAWHPVRPIIASISSGVVSIWAQNQVENWSAFAPDFKELDENVEYEERESEFDIEDEDKSEPEQTGADAAEDEEVDVTSVDPIAAFCSSDEELEDSKALLYLPIAPEVEDPEENPYGPPPDAVQSSLTDEGIGSEKKRQSSSDGPQAPKKKPKTTNIELQGVPNDEVHPLLGVKGDGKSKKKQAGRPKGSKGKDKDSPFKPKLYKGDRGALPLEGAAKGKVQAELGQPLAAGGAISELL, encoded by the exons ATGAACCTGGAGCTGCTCG AGTCCTTCGGCCAGAACTACCCCGAG GAGGCCGATGGCACCTTGGACTGCATCAGCATGGCCCTGACGTGCACCTTCAACCGCTGGGGCACCCTGCTCGCTGTGGGCTGCAACGATGGGCGCATCGTCATCTGGGACTTCTTGACGAGGGGTATAGCCAAAATCATCAGCGCGCATATTCACCCCGTCTGCTCTTTATG CTGGAGTCGAGATGGTCACAAATTGGTGAGTGCTTCGACCGATAACATTGTATCGCAGTGGGATGTTCTCTCTGGAGACTGTGACCAGAGATTTCGATTTCCTTCGCCTATCTTGAAAGTTCAGTACCACCCTCGAGACCA AAACAGAGTTTTGGTTTGTCCCATGAAGTCTGCACCAGTGATGTTAACACTGTCTGACTCCAAACATGTTGTTCTACCTGTGGATGATGATTCAGATCTCAATGTTGTGGCCTCCTTTGACAGACGAGGGGAATACATTTATACAGGCAATGCCAAGGGGAAG ATCTTGGTCTTAAAAACAGATACTCAGGATCTTGTTGCTTCCTTCAGAGTGACAACTGGAACCAGCAACACCACGGCTATTAAATCAATTGAATTTGCTCGGAAAGGAAG CTGCTTTTTGATAAACACAGCTGACCGGATAATCAGAGTGTATGATGGGCGTGAAATTTTAACCTGTGGACGAGATGGGGAGCCTGAACCAATGCAGAAACTACAGGATTTAGTTAATAG GACACCGTGGAAGAAGTGCTGTTTCTCTGGGGATGGTGAGTACATAGTGGCAGGTTCAGCACGACAGCATGCCCTGtacatttgggaaaaaagtaTTGGAAACCTAGTGAAAATCCTCCATGGGACTAGAGGAGAGCTGCTTTTGGATGTAGCa TGGCATCCTGTCCGACCGATCATAGCATCTATTTCCAGTGGTGTAGTGTCTATATGGGCTCAGAATCAAGTG GAAAACTGGAGTGCCTTTGCACCTGACTTCAAAGAGCTAGATGAAAATGTTGAGTATGAAGAGAGGGAATCAGAGTTTGACATTGAAGATGAAGATAAGAGTGAACCAGAACAAACAG GTGCTGATGctgcagaagatgaagaagTGGATGTAACTAGTGTGGATCCCATTGCTGCCTTCTGTAGCAG TGATGAAGAACTGGAGGACTCAAAGGCTTTGCTTTACTTGCCCATTGCTCCTGAAGTGGAAGACCCAGAAGAAAACCCCTATGGTCCTCCACCTGATGCTGTTCAGAGTTCTTTAACTGATGAGGGAATAGGttctgagaagaaaaggcaaTCCTCCTCTGATGGACCTCAGGCACCAAAGAAGAAGCCCAAAACCACCAACATTGAACTACAAGGAGTACCTAATGATG AAGTCCATCCGCTGCTGGGTGTGAAGGGAGATGGTAAATCCAAGAAGAAGCAAGCAGGCAGGCCTAAAGGATCAAAAGGTAAAGACAAAGATTCTCCATTTAAACCGAAACTCTACAAAGGGGACAGAGGTGCTTTACCTCTGGAAGGAGCAGCGAAGGGTAAAGTGCAGGCGGAGCTGGGACAGCCTTTGGCAG CAGGTGGTGCAATCTCAGAATTGTTATGA